The following proteins are co-located in the Callithrix jacchus isolate 240 chromosome 10, calJac240_pri, whole genome shotgun sequence genome:
- the RPS3 gene encoding small ribosomal subunit protein uS3 has translation MAVQISKKRKFVADGIFKAELNEFLTRELAEDGYSGVEVRVTPTRTEIIILATRTQNVLGEKGRRIRELTAVVQKRFGFPEGSVELYAEKVATRGLCAIAQAESLRYKLLGGLAVRRACYGVLRFIMESSAKGCEVVVSGKLRGQRAKSMKFVDGLMIHSGDPVNYYVDTAVRHVLLRQGVLGIKVKIMLPWDPTGKIGPKKPLPDHVSIVEPKDEILPTTPISEQKGGKPEPPAMPQPVPTA, from the exons ATGGCTGTGCAAATTTCTAAAAAGAGGAAG TTTGTCGCTGATGGCATCTTCAAAGCCGAACTGAATGAGTTTCTTACTCGGGAGCTGGCTGAAGATGGCTATTCCGGAGTTGAGGTCCGAGTTACACCAACCAGGACAGAAATCATCATCTTAGCCACCAG AACACAGAATGTTCTTGGTGAGAAGGGCCGGCGGATTCGGGAGCTGACTGCTGTAGTTCAGAAAAGGTTTGGCTTTCCAGAGGGCAGTGTAGAG CTTTATGCTGAAAAGGTGGCCACTAGAGGTCTGTGCGCAATTGCTCAGGCAGAGTCTCTGCGTTACAAACTCCTAGGAGGGCTTGCTGTGCGCAG GGCCTGCTATGGTGTGCTGCGGTTCATCATGGAGAGCTCGGCCAAAGGCTGCGAGGTTGTGGTGTCTGGGAAACTCCGAGGACAGAGGGCTAAATCCATGAAGTTTGTGGATGGCCTGATGATCCACAGCGGAGACCCTGTTAACTACTACGTTGACACTGCCGTACGCCATGTGTTGCTCAGACAGG GTGTGCTGGGCATCAAGGTGAAGATCATGCTGCCCTGGGACCCAACTGGTAAGATTGGCCCTAAGAAGCCCCTGCCTGACCATGTGAGCATCGTGGAACCCAAAGATGAGATACTGCCTACCACCCCCATCTCAGAACAGAAGGGTGGGAAGCCAGAGCCGCCTGCCATGCCCCAGCCAGTCCCCACAGCATAA